Proteins from a genomic interval of Candidatus Margulisiibacteriota bacterium:
- a CDS encoding XRE family transcriptional regulator — protein sequence MRWTHKSISIFRNKSFNLNMDIKQLGEEIRVRREALQMSQGQLGEKSKLSLKTIYRIENGLKDPKVSSVYLIAKALDTSIPELFQKIS from the coding sequence ATGCGATGGACACATAAGTCCATTTCCATATTTCGCAATAAATCTTTTAATTTAAATATGGATATAAAGCAATTAGGTGAAGAAATACGGGTTAGAAGAGAAGCACTACAAATGTCCCAAGGTCAGCTGGGAGAAAAATCTAAATTATCTTTGAAAACTATCTATCGGATAGAAAATGGATTGAAAGATCCTAAAGTCTCATCGGTTTATCTTATAGCTAAAGCGCTTGATACGAGTATTCCTGAATTATTTCAAAAAATATCTTAA